CGCCAGTCGTTCGGTTGCGTGCTTTATCCGTACGGAAGAACCGGCTGCCAATATGCGGAATATCTTCTGCATCTATGACTGTCCCAAAATTTTGCACTTGAAATTTGGCATAATCATCATCGTTCACTAATGATACAAGCACATCGCTATCACTCTTTGAGTATTTAATAGCATTATCGATAATGTTATAAAAGATTTGTTGAATACGTTTCGCATCGCCGATCACAATCAACTCTTCATCGACGGTTACTTTGAGTTGAATGTTTTTCTTTTGACTTTGGATGAAAAATAAGTCAACTGTATCTAACAAAACTTGCGCGATGGCTAACGGTTGCTTCGTCATCTTATTAAAACCTTCTTGAAAATGAGATAAATCTACTAAATCAGTAATGAGTTTATTAAGTCGTTCGGTTTCCTTTTCAATGGTGTTTAAATACTTATTTTTATTAACAGTCGAAAGATCCTGTTTTATAGCTTGTGTATAACCGCTAACATAGGTTAGTGGTGTCCGAAGTTCATGAACGACATTTGAGATAAATTCCTTTTGCCGTAATTCATGTTGTTCGAGTGATTCGGTCATCATATTAAACGTTTTTGCGACTTGTCCAACCTCGTCGTCATATCGAATGGCCAATCGATTTTCATAATTGCCATTTGCAACTTCAACGGCATGATGTTCAAGTTGTTTAAGTGGCGTAAATAATGAACGCCAAAACGACCAAACAATCATGAACAGAAGGCAAAAGAAAATCAGTCCCGTACCAACGAGTAAAGGAATACTTTCCTTAAAAACATCTTGTATGGCAGCTAGCGGAACGTAAATATATATAAAACCTATTAATCCGAATTCCCCCTTAATTGGGAAAATAGCACCGAGTATCTCTCTGTCAAGCTCTTCTACATAGCCTTCTTTCATGACATATTTTCCTTTATCTAACGTCTCGTAATCATCGCTATCTAGCAAGGATTTTGTGTTGATTTGATAAGGAAAATGGGTGGAAAGTTCATCTAAATCGTCCACAACGATAATTTCATATTCAGATACGATATTGTACCATTGAATTTTTTCAATAATCTCCTCACTTAATACCCCATAATGGTAGTGAGAAGCCGTTCTTTGTCCTTGATAAATAATCGATTCCTCAATACTTGTCAAATATAATTTTGAGTATAAGTAATGGATAAAGAAAAACGAAAAAAGAATCGTAAAACCAATGCTCGAAAGGAGGAGAATGATAATTTTTTTACTAAACGTCAGATTCTTCCTTTTCATGTGACACCTCAAATCGATAGCCAATTCCCCAAACAGTTTCGATAAAATTACTATAAGGGCCGAGTTTTAAACGTAACGTTTTAATATGTGTATCGACAGTGCGCTCCGTACTTTTGTGATTTTCCCCCCAAACAGTTTCAAGTAATTGTTCTCTTGAATAAACACGCCCCGTGTTTTGGGTAAATAACTTTAATAAGCCGTATTCTTTTAACGTGAGTGAAAGCGGTTCACCATCTACCGTCGCGGTATGCGATTCATGATCGATACTAATCGGACCAACACGTAATAATTCTGTACGATCAATGCTTTGATAAGTACGTCTTAAAACAGATTCGACACGGGCAAGTAATTCTTGAGGATGAAAAGGTTTGACGATATAATCATCACCGCCGAGTTTCAAGCCTTTCACTTTATCCCACTCATCACCTTTTGCGGATAAAAAAATGATTGGAGCAGTAGAGTAGCGTTTCACTTTCTCCGCAAATTCAAAGCCATCCATAAATGGCATCATAATATCTACAATAAACAAATCGGTTTTTGTTTGTTGAAGTATTGAAAGTGCATGCGCACCATCCGTTGCCTCAACAACTTTATAATGTTCACGTTCTAAAAAATCACGAACGAGATTTCTCATTTGACTTTCGTCGTCAATGATCATAATTGTGTAATTAGACATAGTATCCCCTCATTCTATTCCAAAGCTTGGGCTTTAAGGAAAATGATATATGGCAAGGTTGAAGTTTATGTGAAGTAATTCACTTTTCTTAAAGTTCACAAAGAGTTCTCAACCTCTATGTATGATTATACTGAACATGTGAAGTTTACGAAAATAATAAGAAGCTACTGGGGGAGTTATTTTTGAAAAGAGTCATTACTGTATTCCTATTTACAATTTTGATGGGAACATTAGTCGCTTGTACGCAAAAAGATGAACCTATCACGAATGTAACAGAATTAGAGCCACTACTGGTTGAATTAACAGTAACAAATGAAGTTGAAGTTGGTGAAACCGTTAACATGTCATCACTCGTCACAATGGGTGATAAAAAAATAGATGATGCAGATGAAGTGGTTTATGAAGTATGGGAGGAAGGAAAAAAGTCTGAGAGCGTAATGATTGATTCCGTGAATGAAAAAGAGGGCGTTTATACAGCGGAAACATCCTTTGATCATGACGGACTCTTCCATATTCAAGTCCATGTTACAGCGAAAGGCCTTCATACAATGCCTGTTGAACAAGTGATTGTCGGAAGTGGCGGGGAGTATGAAGAAAGTAGTGGACAAGATTACCATACAGAAGGCTTTTCTATGCATTTTATGAAGCCAATAGATGTTACTGCTGGTGAAGAGAAAGAACTTATTGTACATACTGAATTAGATGAACTGCCATTAGAACAATTGAATGTTCGTTATGAAATTTGGCACGAAGGCAATCCTGATCAACATGATTGGGTAAATGCGGAAGAAACAAATACGGGAGAATATACCGCACTTTACACGTTTGAAGAAGCAGAACAATATACAATCGTCATTCATGTAGAGGATGATGAGGAGTTACATGAACACGAAGAACATATTATAGAAGTTAAATAATAGAATGATTAAAGTAGAGGAGAGCTAGTATCCTCTACTTTTTGGTGATTAATAAAATTGTCACGTATAATAAACTTAGAAATCGGAGGGGAATTGAATGGCAGAGCATTTATTTCATTTAACAGCAAAGTGGCCAGGTGGTCGGAATGATGTGGGGACGATTGATGCAGGGCAGTTGAAAACAAAAGTATCTATCCCACCCGAAATGGATGGACCTGGAATTGGGACAAATCCAGATGAGATGTTACTAGGGGCAGCAGCGACGTGTTATATCATTACGCTGGCGGCGATGATGGAGCGAAGCAATCTGGCGAAGGAAAGTTTGGAAATGGAATCGGTCGGTGTGGTGGATGTGACAAATGGCGTTATTACATATAAAAAAATCATTCATAAACCGCAGATTACTTTAGCAAAAGGCGTGACGGAAAAAGAGGTTAACCGTGCCAAAAAACTTGCGGAAAAAGCAGAAACCTCCTGCATGATTAGCCGCGCGATTCAGGGAAATGTTGAAGTGGAATTGGAAGTTGGGATTGAAGTGACGGAGTGAGGAGTTTATAACGAGGAGAAAGCTTTTTAAGTGGATCATTTGGATAGATAAGCACTTTTTAATCATCAAAAAATCATTCAGTAAAACACCGATAACTTGTTGCTAAGTTACGGTGTTTTTTGGTGCTCAAAAAAATGAAATAAATGTTTTTTACAAGGATTTTCAATAAATGTATCCTTTGTCATTTTAATTCTCTATATAACCAATAAAGCGAGTGTTCATAAAAACAAAACAATGTGGGGGATTAAATATGGATAAAGGTCTCAATCTTATATCTAGCATACAAGTAAACGATATCCATGTTATACTATTTGCAATACATTGAAATTTTAACGAGAACAAGGAAAAGTCACCAAAGAAGATAAGGTATATGAGACTAATCATGAAATTATGTCCTGACGTGTTTTCATATTTCCCGAGTCAAACAGTACAAAACCCGAATAGAAAGGGTTGAACGATATACATAGTACATCTTTGATGGAAAGGCATTAACCGATTAGTGGATATTAGGGGAAAATAAAATAATCATACACGCTGTAGAAAGGGGAAGGGAAAATGACATCAAAAACTGATGAAAAAAGTGGATCACATTCATGGCCACTAATAATTTTCTTGCTAATTATTTTTTGGCCTGTAGGAGTTTTTTTCCTTGTAAGAAAACTGAGAACGGATAAGAAAGCATCGCTGTCCTCAGGAAGAAAAATGATGATTTGGGGATGGATCATTGTAGGTGGGGGGCTTATCTCATCTGGAGCGCTAATGGAAGATGGTTGGGTCAGTGGAATATTTGGTACGTTATTTTATGTTGCTGCAGGTTTAGCATTAATCTATTTTGGTAAAAAGTCATCAATAAGAGCCGAGAAATATAAAAAATACATTGATCTTATTGTTAATAAAAAGTTGAGATCCATTGGGACGATTGCATCGGCAATTCCTACAGCATCTAACGTTGCAATTTCGGATATTGAAGACATGATTAAAAAAGGTTTTTTTGAAGATGCTTATATTAATTATAGCGCAGATGAAATTGTTTTAATCACAGATGAAGTTCAAGATCAAAACCTTTCAATTACGAATCAAAAAGTAAAAATGAACGTCATACCTTGTAACGGTTGCGGTGCAAATAATAAGGTTGTAAAAGGCCAAGTAGGGAATTGCCAATATTGTGGATCCCTTATTAGTGGATGAGAATATGCGTCGGCGGCGATGGAACGAAGCAACTTGGAGAAAGAACAATTAGAGATTGAATCAATTGGTGTGGTCGATGTAACAAAAGGCGTCATTACATATAAAAAATCATTCATAAATCGCATATCATTTTAAAGCATGATGCATCAGAAAAAGACATCGTATTTACACAAAGGTTAGCGGAAAAATCGGAGGCGTCCTGCATGATTAGCCGTGCAATCCCAGGAAATGTGATGATTGAGTTGGAAACGAAAATAGTATTAGCTAAATAAACACAATAACCTCCTTTTCAATTAGAAAAGGAGGTTATTTCATCACTGCATCCATTGCATATAAACCAGCACAATCCCTGTAATCGCCATGGCAACATGACCAGGGCATATTTTCGGAAATTTTCTTTCCTTTGTATCAAACTTATCATGACTACATGATTTACATGAAAATAAACGTTTCTTCAATTGCATCTAGCCCTTCAACGCTTCTTGAATTTCAGTTGGATTGAATCCAAAAATCCATTTGTCGTTCAACTTCGTTTGTGGAACGCCCATCTCACCAGTCTCCGCGATTAATTTACGCTGGGCCTCAATATCTTCTTGCACGTTGATTTCCTCAAAAGGGATATTTTGTTCCGTTAAGTAATCCATCATCATTGTGCAATACGGGCATGTTGTTGTGTAGACAGTTGCTTTAGCCATATACTCTCTCTCCTTTTAGTTAGTTTCATTATAGCTTGAAGAGTTCCTTTGCTAAACAAATTGATTCATAAGGGATTGAAAATGCCCACTTAATAACCGATAGCATACCAAAAACGACAATCAGTTATTTCAAACTGATTGTCGTTTTTGCATTTCAAGATTCCTCTACATTCTTCGGCACAAGATCGAAAATTAAGTGGTCTTCAAACGCATCAACAAGGCGTTCTAACCATTCATAATAACTCCTCATATAATTGAGCTTTTCGATATCCTGCTTTGCAAGTTCTACAACTTCCTCGTCAGCTGACTCATCTTCAATGAGTTCTTGGAGTTCGCGATTAGACCTTCTAATCGCACTTAAGTGCAAAGAAATTGACCTTCCCCATCTAAGTGAAAAAGTATCAATGAAGTTTTGGTACCAATCATCATTTACCTTATATAAATCTTTTCGGACACCGCGTTCCCATACACGTTCAACCAATTTAGACTCTGCTAATGAACGAATAGATGTACTCATGCTTGTTTTACTCATACCTAGTTCTTCAGCCATTTCGTCTAAAGTCATCGGTTTATTTTCAAAGAACAGCATACTGTATTGTCTTCCGGCAGAAGGGGGTTGACCAAATAAATGGATGTTCTGAGTGATGGATTCCATAATGCGCTTGCGTGAACGTAAAAGTTTGTCGTATCCATTCATACTGCTATCTCCTTATAGCTTTCAGCTTATTACAAGCCTAGTCAAATATTCTTCATATAGCATAGTTTAACTCCTATTAAAAATCAATTTTTTTAACCTAAAATTTGTACGGTTTTTTCCGTACAAACTAAACAAATTGTAAAAAAGGTTGTAAAGTAATAAGTTTATAGTTATACTAGTAGACATTCGTAAAAAACGAGGGAGTGTAAAAATGGAAGTGCAACATAGTAAGAAGAAAATTGAAGTGAAGCAAGCAACGAAAATCTTCGGTAAACATACGAAGCGTGCGGCTCAATTACTTCAAGAAGGAAAGACAAAAGGAGACATTTTAAAAGCAACTGGATCCACAGTTGGTGTAAATCATGCTTCTTTTGATGTGTATGAAGGCGAAATCTTTGTCATCATGGGGCTATCTGGAAGTGGGAAATCTACGCTTGTTCGTCTTTTAAATAGATTGATAGACCCAACGATGGGACATATATTACTGGACGGTGAAGATATCGTTCAAATGAACAAAGAAAAACTGCGTAAAGTCCGTCGTGAAAAAATTGGGATGGTATTTCAAAACTTTGCCCTATTTCCACATAAAACAATTCTTTCCAATACGGAATATGGATTGGAAATTCAAGGTGTTTCGAAAGAGGAACGAAAAGAGAAAGCGATAGAATCTCTTAGATTAGTTGGGTTAGCTGGATACGAAGAACAATATCCATCTCAATTAAGCGGGGGCATGCAGCAACGTGTTGGACTAGCACGTGCCATTGCAAACGATCCAGATATTTTGTTGATGGATGAGGCCTTTAGTGCGTTAGATCCGTTAATTCGTAAAGATATGCAAGATGAGTTGTTACAGCTTCATAATGACATGGGAAAAACGATTATTTTCATTACCCATGATTTAGATGAGGCCCTTCGAATCGGCGACCGAATCGCTTTAATGAGGGACGGAGAAATTGTTCAAATTGGAACACCAGAAGAGATTTTAATGAATCCATCCAATGAATACGTTGAAAAATTCGTAGAAGATGTCGATTTATCGAAAGTATTGACGGC
This window of the Sporosarcina ureilytica genome carries:
- a CDS encoding sensor histidine kinase; translation: MKRKNLTFSKKIIILLLSSIGFTILFSFFFIHYLYSKLYLTSIEESIIYQGQRTASHYHYGVLSEEIIEKIQWYNIVSEYEIIVVDDLDELSTHFPYQINTKSLLDSDDYETLDKGKYVMKEGYVEELDREILGAIFPIKGEFGLIGFIYIYVPLAAIQDVFKESIPLLVGTGLIFFCLLFMIVWSFWRSLFTPLKQLEHHAVEVANGNYENRLAIRYDDEVGQVAKTFNMMTESLEQHELRQKEFISNVVHELRTPLTYVSGYTQAIKQDLSTVNKNKYLNTIEKETERLNKLITDLVDLSHFQEGFNKMTKQPLAIAQVLLDTVDLFFIQSQKKNIQLKVTVDEELIVIGDAKRIQQIFYNIIDNAIKYSKSDSDVLVSLVNDDDYAKFQVQNFGTVIDAEDIPHIGSRFFRTDKARNRTTGGTGLGLSIVKEITSLHDGHFSITSDVNDGTIVTVQLPLLKDEI
- a CDS encoding response regulator transcription factor; protein product: MSNYTIMIIDDESQMRNLVRDFLEREHYKVVEATDGAHALSILQQTKTDLFIVDIMMPFMDGFEFAEKVKRYSTAPIIFLSAKGDEWDKVKGLKLGGDDYIVKPFHPQELLARVESVLRRTYQSIDRTELLRVGPISIDHESHTATVDGEPLSLTLKEYGLLKLFTQNTGRVYSREQLLETVWGENHKSTERTVDTHIKTLRLKLGPYSNFIETVWGIGYRFEVSHEKEESDV
- a CDS encoding FixH family protein, producing the protein MKRVITVFLFTILMGTLVACTQKDEPITNVTELEPLLVELTVTNEVEVGETVNMSSLVTMGDKKIDDADEVVYEVWEEGKKSESVMIDSVNEKEGVYTAETSFDHDGLFHIQVHVTAKGLHTMPVEQVIVGSGGEYEESSGQDYHTEGFSMHFMKPIDVTAGEEKELIVHTELDELPLEQLNVRYEIWHEGNPDQHDWVNAEETNTGEYTALYTFEEAEQYTIVIHVEDDEELHEHEEHIIEVK
- a CDS encoding OsmC family protein, giving the protein MAEHLFHLTAKWPGGRNDVGTIDAGQLKTKVSIPPEMDGPGIGTNPDEMLLGAAATCYIITLAAMMERSNLAKESLEMESVGVVDVTNGVITYKKIIHKPQITLAKGVTEKEVNRAKKLAEKAETSCMISRAIQGNVEVELEVGIEVTE
- a CDS encoding glutaredoxin family protein; translation: MAKATVYTTTCPYCTMMMDYLTEQNIPFEEINVQEDIEAQRKLIAETGEMGVPQTKLNDKWIFGFNPTEIQEALKG
- a CDS encoding GbsR/MarR family transcriptional regulator — translated: MNGYDKLLRSRKRIMESITQNIHLFGQPPSAGRQYSMLFFENKPMTLDEMAEELGMSKTSMSTSIRSLAESKLVERVWERGVRKDLYKVNDDWYQNFIDTFSLRWGRSISLHLSAIRRSNRELQELIEDESADEEVVELAKQDIEKLNYMRSYYEWLERLVDAFEDHLIFDLVPKNVEES
- a CDS encoding quaternary amine ABC transporter ATP-binding protein, which produces MEVQHSKKKIEVKQATKIFGKHTKRAAQLLQEGKTKGDILKATGSTVGVNHASFDVYEGEIFVIMGLSGSGKSTLVRLLNRLIDPTMGHILLDGEDIVQMNKEKLRKVRREKIGMVFQNFALFPHKTILSNTEYGLEIQGVSKEERKEKAIESLRLVGLAGYEEQYPSQLSGGMQQRVGLARAIANDPDILLMDEAFSALDPLIRKDMQDELLQLHNDMGKTIIFITHDLDEALRIGDRIALMRDGEIVQIGTPEEILMNPSNEYVEKFVEDVDLSKVLTAAHIMKQADSVQIDRGPRVALRLMKRLRISSMYVTDKQHRLLGAVTAQDADAAVGEGKSLEDILITDIQTVVEDCVLTELFDTVSTATIPVAVVDEKQRLKGIIIRGALIGALSGNDSFINGNGVVSADAELEVEEIG